The DNA region agtaactatatagtttatagtaactataaacgactatttttttctcttcagtaggttattgataaaatacagtaagttttaaggtttaataaaaattaattgatttttgaaaatcaccaggcgaccccccttcattgtcccgcgacccctcggggggtcccgacccccactttgagaacctctgttcTAAAACACCCCTATTGATTCGTCTCACACTTCTCACACACTGAATAAATACTTTTCATACTCAAAaactcatttctagtccaaaaactcttaaatcaagacgTGTTTTCTAGACAGTAAAAATATAGTTTCATTTCCGAAACAAGTCATATTTCTTTGGTTTCTCCTCAAACTAAAAACAAGGTTATTTCACACACACCACTGGCAGAATATTCAGCTTTaagtttctgaaaacaaaacattttaagattaacATTGATTTTCtttctgtattttttgtttttgcgtgTATGCTAAAagtgttataaaaatattaaatagatatTAATGAAATGTATAACTCTTTTAAAAACGAATTATTGCTGGCCCAACATTATATTGATAGATCAATTCTGTGCTCAATatgactttgattgacattctgcccCCATCAGAAgcggaaagccccgcccactagagccaatctctccatctcattagcataaacagcaggcctgagtgagaagcagccgtctgtccattcgccattagagtgtttgagctgctgaagatgatgtcagcatagactaagaggattatagatgtggagctctagatgaacagcgacaggagccaCATAGACTGACACTGGAGCACAACAGATCCCATTTAAATAAGAGAAGCATTTCCTTCAGGGCCTTATTTTCCTCCATCACTCTTCTTcttctctgtttgtgtttgtcaggtGGTTCAGGAGATCGACTGTCTGACGTCTGATCTTCATCTGGAAGAGGAGCAGACGGACAGCTCCAAGACAGACACGCTCAACAGCAGCTCCAGcagcaccaccaccaccaccacggCTTCCAGCATCAAGATCTACCCCGAGGAGACGCTGTTCAGACCCACGTCGCTGCCTCCATCAGTGCTGACCGTCCTGAAGAGACCCAACCCTCCACCGCCTCCACCCCGCAGCGCTCCATCTCGATCCGAGGAGGTGAACGGAGCGCTGGTGCTCAGCCGTGAGAAGGGTCACACCGGCCGATGTCCTCAGACCACACGGGAGCGCGTGCGGTTCAGCGAGAAGGTCCAGTATCACGGCTACTGCCCCGACTGTGACCTGCAGTACGACATGAACAGCACGGATTTGCACTTACACACCGAGCTGCTGGATAACAAGCCCAGTCCAGTCCATCAGTGCTCAGAGAATGGCGGACTCGCGTTTTCCTCGCAAAAACCCCAGAAGACCATTCTACGCAAGTCCACCAGTACGACCGTTTGATGAGGACTGAACTGCTTTTGTACTTTATAGTTTCCTTTTGTTTGGAGCACTGCATCCTGACCAGGAGGACGAACACTGATGCATCTCTGGAGATGTCGAGCGGTAAGAGTTGACGtccattatcattcattcatttcccgcttagtccctgtattcatcgccatgaaccgccaacttattcagcatgtgttacacgatgatgcccttccagctgcaacccagtattagggaaacacccatacacactcattcactacccagatagcatacgaatgtgggccacttttggctgTTATGCGGCACTGCTGGTCTTCCTTCAGCCCAGAcgaaatgaatgtgagcctgaagtggcccacctgtataATGGTAAAGGGGGGGCAAAGATTCAAATCCATATATgagccatttaaggcaaagattcgGCACTTATGGCAAAACATAATCTAAATGAGAGGCTAATGTgacccatgtggaaaatgatcaatttggcccaaatgatggaggacagatgcgggccacagttggcaaaatagtAGCATATTCATTTAAGattaatctgggtctaaacctaaagtggctcacacgtgtaggtgcaaatgtggcccagttatcttaagacat from Danio rerio strain Tuebingen ecotype United States chromosome 8, GRCz12tu, whole genome shotgun sequence includes:
- the prr16 gene encoding protein Largen isoform X1, which gives rise to MSSSAAEPDAGVSKVKVKRQIRSIVEDLENILGDLKDVAKELKEVVQEIDCLTSDLHLEEEQTDSSKTDTLNSSSSSTTTTTTASSIKIYPEETLFRPTSLPPSVLTVLKRPNPPPPPPRSAPSRSEEVNGALVLSREKGHTGRCPQTTRERVRFSEKVQYHGYCPDCDLQYDMNSTDLHLHTELLDNKPSPVHQCSENGGLAFSSQKPQKTILRKSTSTTV